Proteins from a genomic interval of Ferrovibrio terrae:
- a CDS encoding TRAP transporter small permease subunit, whose protein sequence is MFALRLESAARFLDVIVEHSGRLASWTGFALVCVMAFNVLLRYLFHTGSVAMQELEWHLMAPVSLLCIAYAIKHEGHVRVDILYGRFPPYIRQVLEVVSCLVAVAFSAIIIKLSIGYVMQSYLIGEKSPDPGGLPYRFILKAMIPAGFLLLLVQSLAATLRSLIPFFGGVVPPAAQPDKPLEHAAE, encoded by the coding sequence ATGTTTGCTTTGCGTCTGGAGTCGGCGGCCCGTTTTCTCGATGTCATTGTCGAGCATTCGGGCCGCCTCGCATCCTGGACCGGCTTCGCGCTGGTCTGCGTCATGGCCTTCAATGTGCTGCTGCGCTACCTGTTCCATACCGGATCGGTGGCGATGCAGGAGCTGGAATGGCATCTCATGGCGCCGGTCTCGCTGCTCTGCATTGCCTATGCGATCAAGCATGAGGGCCATGTCCGCGTCGACATCCTCTACGGCCGTTTCCCGCCGTACATCAGGCAGGTGCTGGAAGTCGTCTCCTGCCTGGTTGCGGTCGCCTTTTCCGCCATCATCATCAAGCTCAGCATCGGCTATGTGATGCAGTCCTACCTGATCGGTGAGAAATCACCCGATCCGGGAGGGCTGCCCTATCGCTTTATCCTCAAGGCGATGATACCGGCCGGCTTCCTGCTGTTGCTGGTGCAGAGCCTGGCCGCGACGCTGCGGTCGCTGATTCCCTTTTTCGGTGGCGTGGTTCCGCCTGCCGCCCAACCAGACAAGCCGTTAGAACATGCCGCTGAATGA
- a CDS encoding TRAP transporter large permease: MPLNEILALSCIASFFVLLALGIPVALTLAISGFFFGWLGFGSLLFNLLPARIYGVTANYTLIAIPLFVFMGMMLEKSRIADELMEVIGHLSGGLRGGMGIGIVLVGVLMGATTGIVGATIVTLGLLTLPTLLRRGYNKSIACGTICASGTLGQIIPPSTLIILLADILGESVGTLFAAALLPGMMLAGIFCIYLLALGIFKPDLVPPIPAEERFAMSRQELLRKTFKVGLPPIALVLAVLGSIIGGIAAPTEAASMGALGSIVVAAIAGRFNWKMLKETVYATGRITASMMFILICAQVFALAFRGLQGEQLVHDFFKLVPGGIEGVLWFMMFLIFILGFFIEWIEISYIVVPLFLPVLQAANVDMVWVATLIALNMQTSFLTPPFGWALFYLRGVAPPQVTTMDIYKGVVPFIGLQVSAVVILFYTPSIATWLPRAIGW, translated from the coding sequence ATGCCGCTGAATGAAATCCTGGCGCTGTCCTGTATCGCGTCCTTCTTCGTCCTGCTCGCGCTCGGCATTCCGGTCGCGCTGACGCTGGCGATCAGCGGTTTCTTCTTCGGCTGGCTCGGCTTCGGCTCGCTGCTGTTCAACCTGCTGCCGGCGCGCATCTATGGCGTCACCGCCAATTATACGCTGATCGCCATTCCGCTATTCGTCTTCATGGGCATGATGCTGGAGAAATCCCGCATCGCCGACGAACTGATGGAAGTGATCGGGCATCTGTCTGGCGGTTTGCGTGGTGGTATGGGGATCGGCATCGTGCTGGTCGGCGTGCTGATGGGCGCCACCACCGGCATCGTCGGCGCCACGATCGTAACTTTGGGCCTGCTCACGCTGCCGACCTTGCTCCGGCGCGGCTACAACAAGAGCATCGCCTGCGGCACCATCTGCGCCTCGGGCACGCTGGGTCAGATCATCCCGCCCAGCACGCTGATCATCCTGCTGGCCGATATCCTCGGTGAATCGGTCGGCACGCTGTTCGCTGCCGCGCTCCTGCCCGGCATGATGCTGGCCGGCATCTTCTGCATATATCTGCTTGCGCTCGGCATCTTCAAACCCGATTTGGTGCCGCCGATCCCGGCCGAGGAACGTTTCGCCATGAGCCGGCAGGAACTGCTGCGCAAGACCTTCAAGGTCGGCCTGCCGCCGATCGCGCTGGTGCTGGCCGTGCTCGGCTCGATCATCGGCGGCATCGCCGCGCCCACCGAGGCCGCCTCGATGGGCGCGCTGGGCAGCATTGTTGTGGCCGCCATCGCAGGGCGCTTCAACTGGAAAATGCTGAAGGAAACCGTTTACGCCACCGGGCGGATCACCGCTTCGATGATGTTCATCCTGATCTGCGCGCAGGTCTTTGCGCTGGCCTTCCGCGGGTTGCAGGGCGAGCAGCTGGTGCACGACTTCTTCAAGCTGGTGCCCGGCGGCATCGAGGGCGTGCTGTGGTTCATGATGTTCCTGATCTTCATCCTCGGCTTCTTCATCGAGTGGATCGAGATCAGCTACATCGTCGTGCCGCTGTTCCTGCCGGTGCTGCAGGCCGCTAATGTCGACATGGTCTGGGTCGCCACGCTGATCGCGCTCAACATGCAAACCTCCTTCCTGACGCCGCCGTTTGGCTGGGCGCTGTTCTACCTGCGCGGCGTGGCGCCGCCGCAGGTGACGACCATGGATATCTATAAGGGCGTGGTGCCGTTCATCGGCCTGCAGGTTTCCGCCGTGGTGATCCTGTTCTACACGCCGTCCATCGCCACCTGGCTGCCGCGGGCCATCGGTTGGTAA
- a CDS encoding gamma-glutamyltransferase family protein, with the protein MLNTPRARRGMVTAPHHLAAEAGLAVLREGGNAIEATVAMAAALTVVYPHMTGIGGDGFWLIAAPGKDPVAVEACGRAAIAATPELYKSRGLASIPWRGPLAANTVAATVSGWGEALKVSAELGGRLPLSRLVQDAVWHAENGFAVTQSQHDLTTEKMPELRDAPGFAARFLPDGAPPAERSLMTLPALGATLKTIGAHGTEDFYRGALAKQIAADLARAGSPVTGEDLARHQARRVAPLSVALKAARLFNFPPPTQGLSSLMILALFERLGVTQAEGFDHIHGLVEATKQAFIIRDRIVGDPEAMPEPPEKYLEATILDALAATIDRKTALPWPQPASGGDTTWMGAIDANGVAVSFIQSIYFEFGSGCVLDETGINWQNRGSSFLLEGSSPRLLTPGRMPFHTLNPAMARFADGRVMVYGTMGGEGQPQTQSAIFTRYGLYGQGLQQAVTAPRWLLGKTWGENSVTLKLESRFDPGLVAALKAAGHDVEMLGAFTGTMGHAGAIVRHADGVLEGATDPRSDGAAAGF; encoded by the coding sequence ATGCTGAACACACCACGCGCCCGCCGGGGCATGGTCACCGCGCCCCATCATCTGGCTGCCGAAGCCGGCCTTGCCGTTTTGCGCGAGGGCGGCAACGCCATCGAGGCGACGGTGGCGATGGCCGCGGCGCTCACCGTGGTCTATCCGCATATGACCGGCATCGGCGGCGACGGCTTCTGGCTGATCGCGGCACCCGGCAAGGACCCTGTCGCGGTCGAAGCCTGCGGTCGCGCAGCAATCGCCGCCACGCCGGAGCTTTATAAATCCAGAGGTCTCGCTAGCATCCCGTGGCGCGGACCATTGGCGGCCAATACCGTGGCGGCGACCGTCAGCGGCTGGGGCGAGGCGCTGAAAGTCAGCGCCGAACTCGGCGGCCGGCTGCCGCTGTCGCGCCTGGTGCAGGATGCCGTCTGGCATGCCGAGAATGGTTTTGCCGTCACGCAGAGCCAGCACGATCTGACCACCGAGAAAATGCCGGAACTTAGGGACGCGCCGGGTTTCGCCGCGCGCTTCCTGCCCGACGGTGCGCCGCCGGCCGAACGCAGCCTGATGACGCTGCCGGCGCTGGGCGCGACGCTGAAAACCATCGGCGCACATGGCACGGAAGATTTCTATCGCGGCGCGCTGGCCAAACAGATCGCCGCCGATCTGGCCCGCGCCGGCAGTCCGGTGACGGGCGAAGATCTGGCGCGCCATCAGGCCCGCCGCGTCGCACCGCTCTCCGTGGCGCTGAAAGCCGCAAGGCTGTTCAATTTCCCGCCGCCGACCCAAGGGCTGTCGTCGCTGATGATCCTGGCGTTGTTCGAACGGCTGGGTGTGACGCAGGCTGAAGGTTTCGATCACATCCACGGCCTGGTCGAGGCCACCAAGCAGGCCTTCATCATCCGTGACCGCATCGTCGGCGATCCCGAGGCGATGCCCGAACCGCCGGAGAAATATCTCGAAGCCACCATCCTGGATGCGCTGGCCGCGACGATCGACCGCAAGACCGCGCTGCCCTGGCCGCAACCGGCCTCCGGCGGCGACACCACCTGGATGGGCGCGATTGATGCCAATGGCGTGGCGGTCAGCTTCATTCAGTCGATCTACTTTGAGTTTGGTTCGGGCTGCGTGCTGGACGAGACCGGCATCAACTGGCAGAACCGCGGCTCCAGCTTCCTCTTGGAAGGCAGCAGTCCGCGCCTGCTCACGCCCGGCCGCATGCCGTTCCACACCCTCAACCCCGCCATGGCGCGCTTTGCCGATGGCCGCGTGATGGTCTACGGCACCATGGGCGGCGAGGGGCAGCCGCAGACCCAGTCGGCCATCTTCACGCGCTACGGTCTGTACGGCCAGGGGCTGCAGCAGGCCGTCACCGCGCCGCGCTGGCTGCTGGGCAAGACCTGGGGCGAGAACAGCGTGACGCTGAAGCTGGAAAGCCGCTTCGATCCGGGGCTGGTCGCCGCCCTGAAGGCCGCCGGCCATGACGTGGAAATGCTCGGCGCCTTCACCGGCACCATGGGCCATGCCGGCGCCATCGTCCGGCATGCCGATGGCGTGCTGGAAGGCGCCACCGATCCGCGCAGCGACGGTGCGGCGGCGGGATTCTGA
- a CDS encoding DUF2126 domain-containing protein, with product MSIQVALHHRTTYRYDRLISLGPQVVRLRPAPHCRTPIVSYSLKISPKDHFINWQQDPQGNYLARLVFPERTDHFEVTVDLVADMAVINPFDFFLEPQAEEFPFDYDPDLKEDLAPFRRVDAPGALLSRWLAAVPREKKRTIDFLVGLNQRLSNEIKYLIRLEPGVQTAEQTLQLGSGSCRDTSWLLVQALRHLGFAARFVSGYLIQLVADVKALDGPSGPTADFTDLHAWVEVYLPGAGWIGFDPTSGLMAGEGHIPLAATPEPQSAAAISGAIEKAEVEFDYDMKVTRFAETPRVTKPIPDEDWEKMLRLGDAVDARLNAGDMRLTMGGEPTFVSIDDMEGTEWNTAALGPDKRELAGKLLRRLADRFAPSPLLHYGQGKWYPGEQLPRWALSCHWRKDGEPVWRDRALLAADEDAGDGCTVHDADIFAATLADRLGIDPAHRVPGFEDIWYYLWRERRLPVNVDPFKSHLKDEQERARLSRIFEQGLDKVVGYAIPLTREWTANGGAKRWRSGVWFLRPQAMYLLPGDSPMGLRLPLDSLPWVVAKDYPGRHLPDTMVARPPLPPLDRPLQSAPAAAIATTAPLPMDRSLMQRLQEWFSGGGRGMAPAAAPLQPLGPQTPAPAIREQEPLATRPANQQSDPTVVRTAMCIEPRGGLLHVFMPPFDMAEDYLDLLVAVEDTAARLGRKVVIEGYPPPRDPRLMNFSVTPDPGVIEVNIHPSSSWRELAEKTSILYEEARQTRLGTEKFMLDGRHVGTGGGNHVVMGAAQPFDSPFLRRPDLLKSLVGYWQNHPSLSYLFSGQFIGPTSQHPRADEGRDDALINLRIAFDEVAKHPDPSPWLVDRIFRNVLVDITGNTHRTEFCIDKLYSPDGPTGRLGLVELRAFEMPPDLRMSLAQQLLLRGLLACFWEQPYQRKPIFWSTRLHDEFLLPHFCMQDFHDVLDDLNQQGLGFDPAWFAAHAEFRFPQIGQLAVRGMELELRHALEPWHVLGEEATAGGTARYVDSSVERLQVKIKGLVDGRHVLACNGRAVPLRATGVAGEYVAGIRYKAWGPPSAMHPSIGVHTPLVFDLFDSWSGRSLGGSTYHVAHPGGRNYDTFPVNANEAEARRRARFFAMGHTPGSMPPPQPASSREQPLTLDLRTG from the coding sequence ATGAGCATCCAGGTCGCCCTGCACCACCGTACCACCTACCGCTATGACAGGCTGATCAGCCTCGGGCCCCAGGTGGTGCGTTTGCGGCCAGCCCCGCATTGCCGCACGCCGATCGTCAGCTATTCGCTGAAAATCTCGCCCAAGGACCATTTCATCAACTGGCAGCAGGACCCGCAGGGCAACTATCTCGCCCGCCTGGTCTTCCCCGAACGCACAGATCATTTCGAGGTCACGGTCGATCTCGTTGCCGATATGGCGGTGATCAATCCGTTCGATTTCTTCCTCGAGCCGCAGGCCGAGGAGTTTCCCTTCGACTACGACCCCGACCTGAAGGAAGACCTCGCACCTTTCCGGCGCGTCGACGCCCCCGGCGCGCTGCTCAGCCGCTGGCTCGCCGCCGTGCCGCGCGAGAAAAAGCGCACCATCGATTTCCTCGTCGGGCTCAACCAGCGCCTGTCGAACGAGATCAAGTATCTCATCCGCCTGGAGCCCGGCGTGCAGACTGCCGAGCAGACCCTGCAGCTCGGCAGCGGTTCCTGCCGTGATACTTCATGGCTGCTGGTGCAGGCGCTGCGGCACCTGGGGTTCGCCGCGCGTTTCGTCTCAGGATATCTGATCCAGCTGGTCGCCGATGTGAAGGCGCTGGATGGTCCCTCGGGTCCGACGGCGGATTTCACCGATCTGCATGCCTGGGTCGAAGTCTATCTACCGGGTGCGGGCTGGATCGGCTTCGATCCGACATCGGGGCTGATGGCGGGCGAGGGGCATATTCCGCTGGCGGCCACACCGGAACCGCAATCGGCGGCGGCAATCAGCGGCGCCATCGAAAAGGCCGAGGTCGAATTCGACTACGACATGAAGGTGACGCGCTTCGCCGAAACGCCGCGCGTGACCAAGCCGATCCCGGATGAAGACTGGGAGAAAATGCTGCGCCTCGGCGATGCGGTGGATGCCCGGCTCAATGCCGGCGACATGCGTCTCACCATGGGCGGCGAGCCGACCTTCGTGTCGATCGACGACATGGAAGGGACGGAATGGAACACCGCAGCATTGGGCCCTGACAAACGCGAACTGGCCGGCAAGCTGCTGCGCCGGCTGGCGGATCGCTTCGCGCCGTCGCCGCTGCTGCATTACGGCCAGGGTAAATGGTATCCGGGCGAACAGCTGCCGCGCTGGGCGCTGAGCTGCCATTGGCGCAAGGATGGCGAACCGGTCTGGCGCGACCGCGCGCTGCTGGCGGCCGATGAAGATGCCGGAGATGGCTGCACCGTGCATGACGCCGATATCTTCGCGGCTACGCTGGCCGACAGGCTCGGCATCGATCCGGCGCATCGCGTGCCGGGCTTCGAGGATATCTGGTACTACCTGTGGCGCGAGCGCCGCCTGCCGGTGAATGTCGATCCGTTCAAGTCGCATCTGAAAGACGAGCAGGAACGCGCCCGCCTCAGCCGCATCTTCGAGCAGGGGCTCGACAAGGTGGTGGGCTACGCCATCCCGCTGACGCGCGAATGGACAGCGAACGGTGGCGCCAAGCGCTGGCGGTCGGGCGTGTGGTTCCTGCGGCCGCAGGCGATGTATCTGCTGCCCGGCGATTCTCCGATGGGCCTGCGCCTGCCGCTGGATTCACTGCCCTGGGTGGTAGCCAAGGATTATCCCGGCCGTCATCTGCCCGACACGATGGTAGCGCGTCCGCCGCTGCCGCCACTCGACAGGCCCTTGCAAAGCGCGCCGGCCGCAGCGATCGCGACAACGGCGCCGTTGCCGATGGATCGCAGCCTGATGCAGCGCCTGCAGGAGTGGTTCTCCGGTGGCGGTCGGGGCATGGCACCCGCTGCGGCGCCGCTGCAGCCGCTGGGGCCGCAGACACCGGCGCCGGCGATCCGCGAACAGGAGCCGCTGGCCACCCGGCCAGCCAACCAGCAGTCCGATCCCACCGTGGTGCGCACCGCGATGTGCATCGAGCCGCGTGGCGGCCTGCTGCATGTGTTCATGCCACCTTTCGATATGGCGGAAGACTATCTCGATCTGCTTGTCGCCGTGGAGGATACGGCCGCCCGGCTGGGCCGCAAGGTGGTGATCGAAGGCTATCCGCCGCCGCGCGATCCGCGCCTGATGAATTTCAGCGTCACGCCCGATCCCGGTGTCATCGAGGTCAACATCCATCCGTCGTCGAGCTGGCGCGAGCTCGCCGAGAAGACGTCGATCCTTTACGAGGAGGCGCGGCAGACACGGCTCGGCACCGAGAAGTTCATGCTCGATGGCCGCCATGTCGGCACCGGCGGCGGCAACCATGTCGTCATGGGCGCGGCGCAGCCGTTCGACAGTCCCTTCCTGCGCCGGCCCGATCTGCTCAAGAGCCTGGTCGGTTACTGGCAGAACCATCCCTCGCTGTCGTATCTGTTCTCCGGCCAGTTTATCGGCCCGACCTCGCAGCATCCGCGCGCCGATGAGGGCCGCGACGATGCGCTGATCAACCTGCGCATCGCGTTTGACGAAGTGGCGAAACATCCCGATCCGTCGCCCTGGCTGGTCGACCGCATTTTCCGCAACGTGCTGGTCGATATCACCGGCAATACCCATCGCACTGAATTCTGCATCGACAAGCTCTATTCGCCTGATGGCCCGACCGGCCGCCTCGGCCTGGTCGAGCTGCGCGCCTTCGAGATGCCGCCCGATCTGCGCATGAGCCTGGCGCAGCAGTTGCTGCTGCGCGGCCTGCTGGCCTGCTTCTGGGAACAGCCCTACCAGCGCAAGCCGATCTTCTGGAGCACGCGCCTGCATGACGAATTCCTGCTGCCGCATTTCTGCATGCAGGATTTCCATGATGTGCTGGACGACCTGAACCAGCAGGGCCTTGGCTTCGATCCGGCCTGGTTCGCGGCCCATGCCGAATTCCGTTTCCCGCAGATCGGCCAGCTGGCGGTGCGCGGCATGGAACTGGAACTGCGCCATGCGCTGGAGCCCTGGCATGTGCTGGGCGAGGAAGCTACGGCCGGCGGCACCGCGCGCTATGTCGACTCTTCGGTCGAGCGCCTGCAGGTGAAGATCAAGGGCCTGGTCGATGGCCGGCATGTCCTGGCCTGCAACGGCCGCGCCGTGCCGCTGCGCGCCACCGGCGTGGCGGGCGAATATGTGGCCGGCATCCGCTACAAGGCCTGGGGCCCGCCGAGCGCCATGCATCCCAGCATCGGCGTGCATACGCCGCTGGTGTTCGATCTGTTCGACAGCTGGTCGGGCCGCTCGCTGGGCGGGAGCACATATCACGTTGCGCATCCCGGCGGACGCAACTACGACACCTTCCCGGTCAATGCCAACGAGGCCGAGGCGCGCCGTCGTGCCCGCTTTTTCGCCATGGGCCACACGCCGGGCAGCATGCCGCCGCCGCAACCCGCCTCGTCGCGTGAACAGCCGCTTACCCTCGACCTGCGAACGGGTTAA
- a CDS encoding circularly permuted type 2 ATP-grasp protein — MNSPLKAPVSQLPPAPGTPAEAYDEMVTGQGFIRGHWQPLLATLSELGPAGLLERAERGRQYLEDEGVTYNLYELPDGAGGVIAPPLPEQRPWQLDPVPVLLSAEEWETIEAGLVQRARLLDAVLRDVYGPMDLLRDHRIPPALVYGHRDFLRAGRRTDGQTHGRMLQHYAAELVRGPDGVWRVIADRTQAPAGAGYALQNRRVMSRLLGQALRQCRVRPLNAYFEYWQADLANRAPKLPSGAAPDNPRLVLLTPGPYNEAYFEHIYLARELGATLVEGADLTMREGRIFLKTLAGLELVDVIVRRLDGEWCDPLELRADSTLGVVGLLQAARDGQVAVYNAIGSGLAGAPALHAFLPNLSQHLLGEELAMPSIATWWCGQSYALSTVEQNFEKMVVRGAYGLNDRPVVVSTLPEAERASLLAQIKAHPADYVAQECIVPSVSPGLGPNGLEPQPILLRVQLVADGDDYVVMPGGLARVPARNDPFGATLQRGGINKDVWVVARDQSPTVIRGSSTRQRLTLRRSSGTLQSRVADDLFWLGRSVERLDDGARLLRAVLSRLVGEFASARDMVEMAVLARALARCGILDQRAAGAPPDSALFASAITRACTSGQLLGQTLDGIERLAAVSRHRYSADMWRMFNHLLGELRQSRPGAAGDADAMLEFCDQMIRATAAIAGMLSEHMTRGSGWRFIDFGRRLERAVFITRSVSAATTVLGANSDSAFRIALEVSDSTLTYRRRYRASLQAAAVFDLLLLDGSNPHALAFQLNAMAQHLDTLPNSEAPPRGADCLALTRPFTDLVGLFDRDEINREEMIQLAARLRGSLDAAGDALMDISDQLSRTYFSHVQVARAFGFGS; from the coding sequence GTGAATTCGCCCCTGAAGGCCCCGGTTTCCCAACTGCCGCCAGCTCCGGGAACTCCGGCTGAGGCCTATGATGAGATGGTGACCGGCCAGGGCTTCATTCGTGGCCACTGGCAGCCGCTGCTCGCGACCTTGAGCGAACTCGGGCCGGCCGGTCTGCTGGAGCGCGCCGAACGCGGCCGCCAGTATCTCGAAGACGAAGGCGTCACCTACAATCTCTACGAACTGCCCGATGGCGCCGGCGGCGTGATCGCCCCGCCGCTGCCGGAACAGCGGCCATGGCAGCTCGATCCGGTGCCGGTGCTGCTCTCGGCCGAGGAATGGGAAACCATCGAGGCCGGCCTGGTGCAGCGCGCCCGGCTGCTCGATGCGGTGCTGCGCGATGTCTATGGTCCGATGGATCTGCTGCGCGATCACCGCATTCCGCCGGCGCTGGTCTATGGCCATCGTGACTTCCTGCGCGCCGGCCGCCGCACCGATGGCCAGACTCATGGCCGCATGCTGCAGCATTACGCCGCCGAACTGGTGCGCGGGCCCGATGGCGTCTGGCGCGTGATCGCCGACCGCACGCAGGCCCCTGCAGGGGCCGGGTACGCTTTACAAAATCGCCGCGTGATGTCGCGCCTGCTGGGCCAGGCGCTGCGGCAATGCCGCGTGCGGCCGCTGAATGCCTATTTCGAATACTGGCAGGCCGACCTCGCCAATCGCGCACCAAAGCTGCCCAGCGGCGCGGCACCTGACAATCCACGCCTCGTGCTGCTCACGCCGGGGCCATATAATGAAGCCTATTTCGAGCATATCTATCTGGCGCGCGAACTCGGCGCCACGCTGGTCGAGGGCGCCGACCTCACCATGCGCGAGGGCCGCATCTTCCTGAAGACGCTGGCGGGTCTTGAACTGGTCGACGTGATCGTGCGCCGGCTGGATGGCGAATGGTGCGATCCGCTCGAACTGCGCGCCGATTCCACGCTGGGTGTCGTCGGCCTGTTGCAGGCGGCGCGCGATGGCCAGGTGGCGGTGTACAACGCCATCGGCAGCGGACTGGCCGGTGCGCCGGCCCTGCATGCGTTTTTGCCGAACCTGTCGCAGCATCTGCTCGGCGAAGAGCTGGCGATGCCGTCGATCGCCACCTGGTGGTGCGGCCAGTCCTATGCGCTGAGCACCGTCGAGCAGAATTTCGAGAAGATGGTGGTGCGCGGCGCCTACGGCCTGAACGACCGGCCGGTCGTGGTGTCGACGTTGCCCGAAGCCGAACGCGCCAGCCTGCTGGCGCAGATCAAGGCGCATCCGGCCGATTATGTGGCGCAGGAATGCATCGTGCCGTCTGTGTCGCCCGGTCTCGGTCCGAACGGGCTGGAGCCGCAGCCGATCCTGCTGCGCGTGCAGCTGGTGGCTGATGGCGACGATTATGTGGTGATGCCGGGCGGGCTTGCCCGCGTGCCGGCGCGCAACGATCCTTTCGGTGCCACCCTGCAGCGCGGCGGCATCAACAAGGATGTCTGGGTCGTCGCCCGCGACCAGTCGCCCACGGTGATCCGCGGCAGCAGCACGCGGCAGCGGCTGACCCTGCGCCGCTCGTCCGGCACGCTGCAGAGCCGCGTGGCTGATGATCTGTTCTGGCTCGGCCGCAGCGTCGAGCGGCTCGATGACGGCGCCCGCCTGCTGCGGGCCGTGCTGTCGCGGCTGGTCGGCGAATTTGCCTCTGCGCGCGACATGGTGGAAATGGCCGTGCTGGCGCGCGCACTGGCGCGCTGCGGCATTCTTGACCAGCGTGCCGCCGGTGCGCCGCCCGATTCCGCGCTGTTTGCCAGTGCGATCACGCGCGCCTGCACCTCCGGGCAGCTTCTGGGCCAGACGCTGGATGGCATCGAGCGGCTGGCCGCCGTGTCGCGCCATCGCTACTCGGCCGATATGTGGCGCATGTTCAACCACCTGCTGGGCGAGCTGCGCCAGAGCCGGCCGGGCGCGGCGGGCGATGCCGATGCCATGCTGGAATTCTGCGACCAGATGATCCGCGCCACGGCGGCGATCGCCGGCATGCTGTCCGAACATATGACGCGCGGTTCGGGCTGGCGCTTCATCGATTTCGGCCGTCGGCTGGAACGCGCCGTCTTCATCACCCGCAGCGTCTCGGCCGCCACCACGGTGCTGGGCGCCAACAGCGACAGTGCCTTCCGCATCGCGCTGGAAGTCAGCGATTCCACGCTGACCTATCGCCGCCGCTATCGCGCCTCTCTGCAGGCCGCGGCCGTATTCGATCTGCTGCTGCTGGATGGCAGCAATCCGCATGCGCTGGCCTTCCAGCTCAATGCGATGGCGCAGCATCTCGATACCCTGCCGAACTCCGAAGCGCCACCGCGTGGCGCCGACTGCCTGGCGCTGACGCGGCCGTTCACCGATCTGGTCGGGCTGTTCGACCGCGACGAGATCAATCGCGAGGAGATGATCCAGCTGGCGGCGCGTCTGCGCGGCAGCCTGGATGCCGCCGGCGATGCGCTGATGGATATTTCCGACCAGCTGTCGCGCACCTATTTCAGCCACGTTCAGGTCGCCCGTGCATTCGGCTTTGGTTCCTGA
- a CDS encoding transglutaminase family protein, producing the protein MKYRLRHTTSYSYSWAVDISHHMLHLALPDLPRQRVKSSAVSTSPTAGRVIEQRDHFGNRVTCLTLEESHTRFDVELRAEIEVDAFLPPDPSATPAWEEIRDALAGDGFPEMVLESEFVHDSPLALPSDDAIQYALQSFTAGRPVLAAARDLTQRIFTDFRYDPAATEIFTPVAAVMQKRAGVCQDFAHLQIAMLRGLGLAARYVSGYIRTQKTGDDPETGLRGADASHAWLSVWCGPDHGWIDLDPTNNLICSDEHVVAAIGRDYGDISPVRGVVLGGGPHRIGVAVELLPLS; encoded by the coding sequence ATGAAATACCGTCTGCGCCATACCACCTCGTACAGCTACTCCTGGGCGGTCGATATCTCGCACCACATGCTGCATCTCGCACTGCCGGACCTGCCGCGCCAGCGCGTGAAAAGCAGTGCCGTCAGCACGAGCCCTACCGCGGGCCGCGTGATCGAGCAGCGCGACCATTTCGGCAACCGCGTCACCTGCCTGACACTGGAAGAGTCGCATACGCGCTTCGATGTCGAGCTGCGCGCCGAGATCGAGGTCGATGCCTTCCTGCCGCCCGATCCATCAGCGACGCCGGCCTGGGAAGAGATTCGCGACGCGCTGGCCGGCGACGGCTTTCCCGAAATGGTGCTGGAAAGCGAATTCGTGCATGACTCGCCGCTGGCCCTGCCGAGCGACGACGCGATCCAGTATGCCCTGCAGAGTTTCACCGCCGGCCGGCCGGTGCTGGCTGCGGCACGCGACCTCACGCAACGCATCTTCACGGATTTCCGCTACGATCCGGCGGCCACCGAAATCTTCACGCCGGTCGCCGCCGTGATGCAAAAGCGCGCCGGCGTCTGCCAGGATTTCGCACATCTGCAGATTGCCATGCTGCGCGGCCTCGGCCTCGCCGCGCGCTATGTGTCAGGTTACATCCGCACGCAGAAGACGGGCGACGATCCCGAGACGGGCTTGCGCGGCGCCGATGCCAGCCATGCCTGGCTCAGCGTCTGGTGTGGGCCGGATCATGGCTGGATCGACCTCGATCCGACCAACAACCTGATCTGCTCGGATGAGCATGTGGTGGCCGCCATCGGCCGCGATTACGGCGATATCAGCCCGGTGCGCGGCGTGGTGCTGGGCGGCGGACCGCACCGGATCGGCGTCGCGGTCGAGTTGCTGCCGCTGTCTTAA
- a CDS encoding glutathione S-transferase has product MKLYYSPTSPYVRKVTVLALETGLDAKIERLVSPTTPIDQNPDVAKANPVAKVPTLVTADGLHLFDSRVICEYLDTLHDKPKFFPASGPERWNALRQQALGDGLLDAALLARYEGFLRPEDKRWSDWSDGQMKKVHGALAEIDAIANGLGDRVDIGTVTLACALGYMDFRYAGIGWRQKYAKAASFADRLFARPSFKATIPPA; this is encoded by the coding sequence ATGAAACTCTACTACTCGCCGACCTCGCCCTATGTCCGCAAGGTCACCGTGCTTGCACTGGAAACCGGCCTCGACGCCAAGATCGAGCGCCTGGTCTCGCCGACCACGCCGATCGACCAGAATCCCGATGTGGCCAAGGCCAATCCGGTCGCCAAGGTGCCGACGCTGGTCACCGCCGACGGCCTGCATCTCTTCGACAGCCGCGTGATCTGCGAGTATCTCGACACGCTGCACGACAAGCCGAAATTCTTCCCGGCCAGTGGCCCCGAGCGCTGGAACGCATTGCGCCAGCAGGCACTGGGCGATGGCCTGCTCGATGCCGCCCTTCTGGCGCGCTACGAAGGCTTCCTGCGTCCGGAGGACAAGCGCTGGTCCGACTGGTCGGATGGCCAGATGAAAAAGGTGCATGGCGCGCTGGCCGAAATCGACGCCATCGCCAACGGGCTGGGTGATCGCGTCGATATCGGCACGGTCACGCTGGCCTGCGCGCTGGGCTACATGGACTTCCGCTATGCCGGCATTGGCTGGCGCCAGAAATATGCCAAAGCCGCCAGCTTCGCCGACCGCCTGTTCGCGCGGCCGTCCTTCAAGGCTACCATCCCCCCGGCCTGA